The Mixophyes fleayi isolate aMixFle1 chromosome 1, aMixFle1.hap1, whole genome shotgun sequence genome includes a region encoding these proteins:
- the LOC142109007 gene encoding taste receptor type 2 member 40-like, translating to MLVTFDQTFFMRLKQSISEIVPWVLLSSVLLSLIISVPVAWNIKKEEYPGQVDVNVTDNSTIQYSTPHMSLQYLLVTSIIGCCIPLILVAFANVLIIKSLCVHAKHLGKNTGGMSVQSVDASVSAARTVTSLLLLYISFYVSQILLIMAVFDFESIWFSVCLVVIYAYSPLQSIILILGSPKLKSTLVRFVGSFACRTIRPPKENLNVISDK from the coding sequence ATGCTTGTTACATTTGATCAAACATTCTTTATGCGTCTCAAGCAAAGCATCTCTGAAATCGTCCCCTGGGTGTTGCTGTCCTCTGTGTTGCTGTCACTCATTATCAGTGTCCCGGTTGCATGGAATATTAAAAAAGAGGAGTACCCTGGTCAAGTAGATGTAAATGTCACTGACAACtccacaatacaatacagtacgcCACATATGAGTCTTCAATACCTGCTGGTCACCAGTATAATTGGTTGCTGTATTCCTCTCATTCTGGTTGCCTTTGCCAATGTTCTTATTATAAAGTCCCTTTGTGTCCATGCAAAACATCTTGGGAAGAACACGGGTGGAATGAGTGTACAAAGTGTGGATGCGAGTGTATCTGCTGCCCGTACTGTCACCTCCCTTCTTCTGCTATATATCAGTTTTTATGTTTCACAGATACTACTCATCATGGCTGTATTTGATTTTGAAAGTATATGGTTTTCTGTCTGTTTGGTAGTTATATATGCCTACTCCCCATTACAGTCAATCATTTTAATTCTTGGAAGTCCAAAACTCAAAAGTACATTAGTAAGGTTTGTAGGCTCTTTCGCATGTAGAACAATCAGGCCTCCAAAGGAGAACCTAAATGTAATAAGTGACAAATAA